Proteins encoded by one window of Manihot esculenta cultivar AM560-2 chromosome 10, M.esculenta_v8, whole genome shotgun sequence:
- the LOC110624292 gene encoding disease resistance protein At4g27190, whose translation MAEITGALVLKGATALGSAAITSKLYDDGRNWIAPPAGEIKELTEDVETNYQRMKDIAKVLYGMRDDVLSKLNEENKPTLQCQAWIDMVDQLEKEVKTLESNYPTQKEKVFRFNFSKNLKKKRDELIHCLELKSKIQEFVERIPPIIRVPAPELKENTSLHEVFVKMTDHFEDKEVKRIGLWGTVGVGKTVIMKNLNNSEQAKKVFDIVIFATLPDEMNQEMVKDEMNEDRLRELKREALELAKEKLRREIAGRLNLKIEGSGEIGINVRISDKLKDKKYLFLLDDVWDIFKLDDIGICNNDKGSKVILASRELNICRAMDSDDTKQVELLPIEEAVALFKEQLGAKGKDLEFRGIALPVVKHCSCLPFLIEKAAGYFKQKDSSLWRKTLKDFQKWLYKDRDGMVEFLNKIRFCFEQLDDKDKKLCFLYCALHTDGCEIYADHLVECCTAEKFVPDVDTGHVKVAELIDASLLEKDEKKKCLRMNKVLRHMALKISSEREDLKFFVRAGGLEKPIRCGDWKEVKRISLMDNSDRLSFLPRKPKSTNLLTLFLQRNVTLTTIPRNFFKFMQNLLVLDLHGTKIRRLPSPFCLKSLEVLYLSCCDQLMELPSVMELENLEVLDIRGTGIYFLPSQISNMKKLRCLRFSINGESDREEEHQGVISNLSLLKELVIEVKAGNQWCNNVVKQMTREVAKLTELNSLSFCFHDNNSFKTFLHNSELWQDPHLTFQICVGDQRYSTRRLKSDNVASTVLSSLVVVISNDTYKLIACKEALSLSDFGIENINELKCCIIEESKEILTVINAPRTKEGVLKRLERIYINNVLKLESIWEGHVPNGSLSHLTVLCLSKCPSLTKIFFPAIIKQLSKLKHLQIEHCGEIKQIIGESESDELEHLKLPSLTTLVLQDLQQLTSILKNDSNCPAFSLPQLADLRLVNCPILKLFSDMIKQVFNLGYLKIEECPQIEQQIAEYANNDRNTTAS comes from the exons ATGGCTGAGATAACGGGGGCGTTAGTATTAAAGGGAGCTACTGCGTTAGGATCAGCCGCAATTACAAGCAAGCTGTACGACGACGGGAGAAACTGGATTGCTCCTCCAGCTGGCGAAATCAAGGAGCTTACTGAAGATGTGGAAACGAATTATCAACGGATGAAAGACATAGCTAAAGTTCTGTATGGTATGAGAGATGACGTACTATCCAAACTAAATGAGGAAAACAAGCCTACCCTACAATGCCAGGCGTGGATTGATATGGTCGATCAACTCGAAAAAGAGGTGAAGACTCTCGAATCCAACTATCCCACTCAAAAAGAGAAAGTTTTTCGTTTCAATTTTAGCAAAAACCTGAAAAAGAAACGCGATGAACTAATACATTGTCTGGAACTGAAAAGCAAAATACAAGAATTTGTGGAGAGAATACCACCCATCATTAGAGTTCCGGCACCAGAGTTGAAAGAAAATACATCTCTCCACGAGGTTTTTGTAAAGATGACAGACCATTTTGAAGATAAGGAAGTAAAAAGAATTGGACTTTGGGGGACAGTAGGAGTTGGGAAAACGGTTATCATGAAAAATTTGAACAACAGTGAACAAGCTAAAAAAGTGTTCGATATAGTCATTTTTGCTACTCTACCTGACGAGATGAACCAAGAAATGGTGAAAGATGAAATGAACGAAGACAGGTTGAGAGAGCTTAAGCGCGAAGCTTTGGAATTGGCAAAAGAAAAGTTGAGACGGGAAATTGCTGGACGGCTCAATTTGAAAATAGAAGGTTCGGGAGAAATAGGTATAAATGTTAGAATATCAGATAAGTTGAAAGACAAGAAGTATTTGTTTCTTCTGGATGATGTTTGGGACATATTTAAGCTGGATGATATTGGTATCTGCAACAATGACAAGGGCAGTAAGGTGATATTAGCATCAAGAGAACTGAATATTTGTCGCGCTATGGATTCCGATGACACTAAACAGGTGGAATTACTGCCAATAGAAGAAGCAGTTGCATTGTTTAAGGAACAATTGGGTGCAAAAGGTAAAGATCTGGAATTTAGAGGAATCGCTTTGCCAGTTGTTAAACATTGTTCTTGTTTGCCATTCTTAATAGAAAAAGCAGCAGGGTATTTCAAGCAGAAAGATAGTAGCCTCTGGCGGAAAACGTTGAAGGACTTTCAGAAATGGCTTTACAAGGACCGTGATGGCATGGTTGAATTccttaataaaattagattttgtTTTGAACAATTGGATGATAAAGATAAAAAGCTTTGCTTTCTGTATTGTGCTTTACACACAGATGGTTGTGAAATTTACGCCGACCATTTGGTAGAATGCTGCACAGCAGAAAAATTTGTTCCCGATGTGGACACTGGGCATGTTAAGGTGGCTGAGCTAATAGACGCATCTTTGCTGGAGAAAGATGAGAAGAAGAAATGCCTAAGGATGAACAAAGTGCTTCGACATATGGCACTGAAGATCTCATCAGAAcgtgaagatttgaaattttttgTAAGAGCTGGTGGATTAGAAAAGCCCATAAGATGTGGAGACTGGAAAGAGGTGAAACGAATCTCTTTGATGGATAACAGTGATAGATTGAGCTTTTTACCAAGAAAACCTAAAAGCACCAATCTATTGACCCTGTTTCTTCAAAGAAACGTTACTTTAACTACTATTCCTCGCAATTTCTTTAAGTTTATGCAAAATCTCCTTGTTCTAGACCTTCACGGCACCAAAATCAGAAGATTACCATCTCCATTTTGCTTGAAAAGTCTGGAAGTGCTTTACTTGAGTTGTTGTGACCAATTGATGGAACTCCCCTCTGTAATGGAGCTTGAGAATCTTGAAGTTCTTGATATTCGGGGTACCGGTATTTATTTTTTGCCATCCCAGATCAGCAATATGAAAAAGCTAAGGTGCTTACGCTTCTCGATCAATGGAGAATCAGACAGGGAGGAAGAACATCAGGGTGTCATTTCCAATCTCTCTTTACTTAAAGAATTGGTCATTGAAGTGAAAGCAGGAAATCAGTGGTGCAACAATGTTGTAAAACAGATGACAAGAGAGGTGGCTAAATTGACAGAATTAAATTCTCTTTCATTTTGCTTTCATGATAACAATTCTTTCAAGACCTTTCTTCACAATAGCGAGCTGTGGCAAGATCCTCACCTTACATTTCAAATATGTGTCGGTGATCAGCGTTATTCCACCAG GCGTTTGAAATCTGATAATGTTGCAAGCACAGTATTATCGAGCTTGGTTGTTGTAATTAGCAATGATACCTATAAACTCATTGCCTGCAAGGAAGCTTTGAGCCTATCAGACTTTGGTATTGAGAATATTAATGAGTTGAAGTGCTGCATAATTGAAGAGTCCAAAGAGATATTAACAGTTATCAATGCTCCTCGAACTAAGGAAGGGGTACTAAAGAGATTGGAGAGAATTTACATCAACAATGTGCTGAAGTTGGAAAGTATTTGGGAAGGCCATGTACCAAATGGAAGCTTATCACATCTTACTGTTCTTTGTTTATCCAAATGCCCAAGCCTGACAAAGATATTTTTCCCTGCGATAATTAAACAGCTTTCTAAACTTAAACATCTGCAAATTGAACATTGTGGTGAAATTAAGCAGATAATTGGAGAATCTGAAAGTGATGAGTTGGAACATTTAAAGCTTCCTAGTTTGACAACATTAGTGCTTCAGGATTTGCAACAATTAACAAGCATTTTGAAGAATGACTCAAATTGCCCTGCTTTTAGCCTGCCACAACTGGCTGATCTTCGTTTGGTTAACTGCCCAATTCTGAAGCTCTTCTCTGACATGATAAAACAGGTTTTCAATCTTGGATATCTCAAAATTGAGGAGTGTCCTCAAATTGAGCAGCAGATTGCTGAATATGCGAATAATGATCGCAACACTACAGCTTCCTAG